In Rubrobacter aplysinae, the DNA window AGACCCGGGAGACGACCTCGCCGGTCTCTTCTTCCACGCTCTCCTCGAGGAGCAGATAGCCGCCGGTGTTGTTGCGGAGCTTGAGATCCAGGGACCCGAACCACACCGTGGCGTCGAAGCCGGGCCGGATGTACGGCAGCTCCGCGTAGTGCGGGCTACGCTCCACCACCTCCAGACCCGCGTAGTTCGCGGCCATGTACAGGGTGGAGGCGACCTGGCACAGTCCGCCGCCGAGGGCGGTGTCTATCTTGCCGTCCACGATCACGGCAGAGGGCTCGTAGCGTTGTATCGGGGCGGTCGCCGCGTTGAAGGAGAAGGTCTCGCCGGGAGCCAGGATGGTGCCGTCCACCGCGCCGGAGGCGGTGCGGAGGTTCTCCACCCGGGGCGGCTCGTCGTAGACCCGGTAGCTCGTCTTGAACTCCCCGAGCATCGTGTTCGGCCTCGCGGCCTCCGCCTCCTGCGTCGTGAAGTCCGGCGCCATGGTTGAGACCGGCACCTCGTAGCGGTGACGGCCCTCGAAGATTCCGGCCCCGATCTCATCCAGCAGCCGCTCCGTCTGGACCTCCTGCCCGCTCTCCGCCGGCTCCACCTCCACGCCGCCGCGCTCGCCGCTTACGAGCCGGGCCGACACGGGCTCCCGCTCCAGCGTCCCGAGCGCGGCGGAGAGCTCTCCGCCGAGAGCCTTACGGTCGAGCTCCAGATCTCCGTCCGAGAGCCGCAGAGAGCCCGCCACCCGTTCCGAGGAGAGCGTCCACCGCCTGTCGCCCCGGGCCAGCACCAGCGGCTCCCCCACCGCCCGGCGCGCCCTCTGCAGGGCCTCTTCCCTACCGGAAGCGTCGAGACCGGACTTTGTCTTTTGCCCGGCAAGCTCCGCATCCGGGCTGAGGTCCCGGATCGCCCGCTCCGCGCTCTCGACCGTCGCGCCTACCTCCACCTCGTATCCTTCCCGGAATGCGACAAGCTCGACACCGGAGCCCGCCAACCGGACCGCGGAGCCGCCTCCAGACCCTGGAGCACCCGGAGAGGCCGGAGAGCCGCCCCCGAGACGTGAGGCGACTCCTTCGACCTCGGCCCGCAGATCATCCGGCCTGTAGTCTACGGCGGGCGGTATCTGCGTGAGCCCGAGCGCCGCCCCGGCACGCTGCCGGAGCCGGGCGAACACGCCGCCTTCCCGCCCGACGGCGTACGCCCGCCCGGCGGTCGTCGCGGCGTCGAGGCGGAGCCCGATCTCGCCCGCCGGTATCACCGCCCGCTCTCCGGCGCCTTTCAGGGCTATCTCATTCAGCTTCTCCGAGGCGTGATCCTCCAGAGCGGCGCGGGCCTCGGACCGGGTCATGCCGCCAAGATCCACCTCTCCGGCGCTCACTCCCCGATGTATCTCGTTTGAGTTGAGCAGGTAATCCGCCGCCACGAGGGCGCACAGCAGCGCGGCGAAGATACCGGCTGCGACGGCCACCCGGCCGGGGATTACGCGGCCGGGCTTCTCCGCCTCACCCCGGGCGAGAAAGCCCGCCGGTATGCCTTCCTTGCTATAGCTCACGGCTCTCTCCCCGAGCCTCAAAACACCCTCCGGCCGGTCGTGGGCTGCAGCGGCGGCGCGAGGATATTATACAGGCGCTCCGGGCCCGGCCCCCGGTTCGAGACCGGAGCTGCTCCAGGGCCCTGGCGGCGTGAGTTATACTCTTTTTGCAATATCTCGTAAATACGTCGTAACCATTAGCAGAGGAGGCCGGAGATGGCGGTCGCACAGCAGAGCGAAGGTTCCATAAAGTTGTACACGGGGAGCTACTGTCCCTACTGCCGGGTCGTGAAGAAAGAGCTAGACCGGCTGGATCTGGGCTACGAGTCCGTGGACGCCGACGCCGACGGCCGGGACACGGTCATAGAGCTCTCGGGGCAGCGGGCGATACCGATCCTGACCATCGGCGACGAGGTGCTCGTGGACTCCAGCAACATCGTGCGCGAGCTGCGCAAGCGTTATAGCTAGCGGTACTCCACACCCCGAATATCCCAGGTTTCCGGGCGCGGCCGGGGCGGTACGCATTTGATGGCCACCCCTGGCGGGCCCGGCACCCTGGAGATCTTCTTCGTGCGCCACGGCCAGTCCACGGCGAACGCCGGGGGCGTGTGGCAGGGCCAACTGGAGTTTCCGCTCTCGGAGCTCGGGCGGGAGCAGGCGCGCCGTGCCGGAGCGGCGCTCGCCCGCACGGGCCTTTTCTCGGCCGTCTACGCGAGCCCGCTCGCCCGGGCCTCCGACACGGCCCATATTATCGCGGAGGAGATGCGGCAGTCCGGCGGGTTCTCTGGAGAGGTCGTGGAGCTAGCGGGTCTGACCGAGCGCCACGGCGGTATCCTCCAGGGCCGCTCGTTCGAGCAGACCCGGACGGAGAGGCCGGAGCTCGTAGAGAAGTTCCGCGGCCTGCCCGAAGAGGAGGCGTGGTCTCTCGTGGGCGCGGAGACCGACCGCCAACTAATGGAGCGTTTCGGCGGAGCCGTCCAGAGTATACGGGGCATTTCCGGGGCCGGGAGAGGGTCGCGGGCGGTCGTCGTGGCCCACGGCGGCGTGCTCCGGGCGTTTCTCCGGGCGACCTTCGGCGGCGACGTCCTGCCCGCCAATACCCGGGCGCCGAACGCCTCCCTCACCCGGGTTTTCTGGAAGAACCCGGGAGATCCCGAGGACAAGCCGGAGCTTCTGGAGCTGGCGGACACCTCACACCTGGATGATCTAGGCAATACAGGCGGCTAGTCCCTGTTAGGGCTCCCTTGACCCTGGAGGCCCGGCCTTATGCGGTTTATTCGGTCTGGCGCACGCGGCGGGCGTTCGGGCCCCGGTCGTTCTCGCCGACCTCGTAACCGACCTTGCTGCCGGGCTCTAGCGCGGAGGAGTCGCCCTTGACCTCGGAGTGGTGGAAAAAGAGGTCCTCCCCGGTCGGCCGGATGATGAAACCGTAGCCCTTGTCCGGGTCGAACCACTTGATCCTGCCGTTCTCCCCGGCAGGGTCCGTCTGTCCGCCGTCGGAGCCGGCTCCGCCCGTACTCTCACCCATACCGGCCGAGCCGAGCAGGGAAGCCAGAGAGATCCCCTCCCCGTTACCGCCCGACGCCGCCTCCGGGGTAGAGTCGTTGTCGATCTCCAGGACTATCGAGTCCTCGGAGATCTTGACCAGTACGGACTCCACACCGGCCCAGTACTCCTGCCAGACGGGATCCTCGGAGATGGAGGGGTCGAGCCAGAGGCCGTAGCCGTCGCGGTCGCCGTGATCCAGAACGCCCTCGAAGACGTTGCCGGGCAGCCCTTCGCGTGAGCCCCGCTCTCGGCGGTAGATGTCGTTTCTGGACCGGAAAGACTGTACCGAGGAGGCGCTCGTACCGAGTGCATCCGCGATCCAGTCGTCCGTCTTGCCGGCGTCTACCCACTCCCGGATCTGCTTCATGTGCGGTTTTAGTGCTATGCGCTTTTTGGAATCTGCCATAACTTTTCCGACTCCTCTGTTAACCTGGCTTTATCCGAACCCCGGATTTTCGAAACGATTGGAATTCTCGGTACTCCAGAATATCGTCTTGTTCTTTCTACATCTTACCATTCACCATACACCCTCAAACACCGTAATGCCGCGTAAAATGGAGAGTAACAATTACTCCGAAGCATGCCTTTTCAGTATGCGCCGTAATACATGACGACTGACGTTACGCATATCCCGGGCCTCGAGTTGCAGGGCGGGCCGGGGAGTCCGAAAAATGTTCTAGGTGACTTTCGGGTAATAGCATGGCAAGTGGCCGGGCCCGGAGCGGAGCCCGGCGGGCGTCAGTCGGCTCCCTCGGTCTCTCCGGGATCCGGCTCGACGGGAGTTTCTTCCTCCCTGGCGGGCTCCGGGAAGTCCGTCACACCTTCCCGGTACAGGTCCTCCAGCATGGCTCCGACTACCGGGGCCGGGAGGTCGAGGATCAGCGCGACGCCCTCTCCGGCCGCCAGCGTCTCGTACTCATCAGTCATAGTCAGACCCAGCGCGGACAGCGCCCCGGAGACCTCGGGCGTGGGCTCCAGAGTGTTGCCCCCGGCGGCGACCCGCAGAAACTGGACCCTGGGCAGGTCGAATCCCGAGACCACCCCGACGACCGGCTCTGTACCGTAGATGCGACGGCGGATAAAGAGGCGGGTATCGTAGGAGTCGGCCCAGCGCCGCAGGACCTCTCTCTCTTCGAGGTAATTGTACTGGGCGACGCGGTGCTGGAACTGCCCCAGCAGCCTGCCGGCGAGCCGCCGGAGGCCCTCGTCGCCGAAGAACCACTCCGGGCCTTCGGCATTCATCAGCCCGCTAACGCGCGGGATGGTGAGCTCCTCCTCGGGGTCGTCGTAGGTCCGGCGGAACTCGCGCACCATCTCACGCACCTCATCCCTGGGCCATTCACCCTGCATGAGCGCGGCTTCGTAGATCACGAGCGACGCCTGATCGTGCTCCGACATCTCCTCGTCTACCCGGCGGGCCGCTCTTTCCAGCCGCCGCTCGTAGTCGCCGAGGTTCTTTAGCTTCGAGGCCGCGGTCTCGAGTCCCCGGTCCACCCCGACCGCCTCAGACTTCTCCGACAAAATCTCTCCATCAGGTACGCTTGCAGTCCTCTAAAAATCCTCAAAATCCACGGATCATCGTAAACGAACCGCCGTGAGGGCCACCGTAAACTAATCGCCGTAAATATACAGCATTCGGACGGCACCCCGGAGCAACCCGGCCCGATCTTCCCCAACCGCCTCTCCCCTACCGGCTCTGCCGCGGGCCCACCACAAGCCTACTGCAGAAGCTCTTCAAGACCGAAGATGCCGGGCGCGGTGCGCCGGAAAGGGGTCTCGGGATTGTCGCGGACGTCGGTCGAGAGGCGGGCGCGCATGGTGTTTTGTGGCGTCGCCCCCGCACTGTCGAGGTAGCCCTGATACAGAGCTATCTCTGTTATATCCGCGTAGTGCAGAGGGCGGCCGGCCTCGCGCAGCACCTCGGCGGCCGCGGACTTGAAGTCCAAGCCCCGGCGGCTACTCGGGCTCGCCGGCGGGCATCTCGGGGTAGGCCCCGATCAGGCCCACGTAGGTACACCGCTCCTCCAGGGCGGCGAGCGCCCGTGTAACCTTCTCGTCCTCGGGATGTCCTTTCAGGTCCACGAAGAACACGTAGGTCCACGCCCGCTGGCGGCTCGGGCGGCTCTCGATGCGGGTGAGGTTTATATCCTCGGCCGAGAATACCCCGAGGGCGTCTATCAGGCCGCCGGGACGATCCTTGAACGCGAAAACCACGGTAGTCTTGTCCCGGCCCGTGCGCCCGGCCCAACCGCGCCCGATCACGATAAACCGCGTCGCGTTCGCCCGGGAATCCTGGATGTTGCGGGCGAGGACCGCCAGCCCGTGTGACTCCGCGGCGAGCAGGCTGCCCACGGCGGCGGTGCCGGGCTCCTCGGCGGCCCGACGGGCGGCCTCTCCGGTGGACTCGACCTCCTCTACGTTAGCCCGGGGCAACTCCCGGCGCAGCCAGGCCGCTGCCTGGGACAGCGCCATCGGGTGCGAGCGCACCGTCTCTATGCTCTCAAGCGAGCTGCCCCTGGCGAGCAGGTTCTGGGAGACGGGCAGGTAGACCTCGCCGCAGATCTTCAGGGGGCTCGACATCAGCTCGTCGAAAGTGTGGGATACCGTGCCTTCCATGGAGTTCTCGACCGGCACCACGCCGTGCTGGGCGTCGCCGCTCTCCACCCGGGCAAAGACCTCCGCCACAGTGGACTCCGGCTCTAGCTCCACGCTGCGCCCGAACGAGCGCCGCGCCGCCTCCTGGGTAAAGGTCGCCTCCGGTCCGAGATAGGCGACCTTCAGCGAGGCTTCGAGCGAGATGGAGCTGGAGATGATCTCCCGAAACACGCTCTCCAGTCCCCGGCGCGGGAAGTCTCCCTCACTAAGGCTCGCCACCCGGTCGAAGACCTTACGCTCGCGGTCCGGGGCGTAGGCATGAAGCCCCCGGGCATGCTTGACCTCCCCGACGCGCCGCGCCAGCCTCGCCCGCCGGTCGAGCAGCCGCACGAGCTCGCCGTCCACCTCGTCTATGCCCTCTCTGAGCCCCTCCATCTCCGCCGGAGATGCCTCTTCGGATGAGCCCGTCTCGGGGTAGCCCTCTTGGTGGCTCGGTTCGTGGCTCGGTTCGTGCTTCGGGGGCTCGGTGGTCATACTCTGAGGTCTCCTGTCTCTGAACCGGAACCCGGGAGGCCCCGGTGGTAGAAATCGTTGCGGCAGCGGTCGTGGCAGGGCTCCGGAGGGAAGGCCGGCGCGGGCTCATCCCTCCCGGGTAAATCGCCTTATCCGGGCCGCTTTCACCCGAGACACCCGGGACATTCGGGCGTCTCCGCCGCGATCCTGAAACGCAAAGTCGCCACAAAGTCTGGCATGAACCTGGAAGCTACCAGAGTTATCCCCGCCAGTCAAAACAGGGTGAAACGAGGTGAAACGAGGCGAAACGAGGCAAGAGACACGCGGTTTCGCGGGCTAGGCTTTCCCGAGCTCGGAGAGGGCCTGATGGTCCTTGAGGGTTATGCGCCCGCTCTCTATGGAGATCACATCCCGGTTGCGCAGCTCGTTGAGCACCTTGGTCACCGACTCCCGGGTCGAGGCGACCATGGCGGCGAGGTCCTGGTGGGTGAGCCTGAGGTCTATGGTCACCGGCCCCCCGCCATCTCCCTCGCCGAACTTGCGGGACAGTATCGGGAGCAGGTTCGCGAGCCGGACCTCAGTCTCCCGGGGCAGCAGGCACTTGACCAGCTCCTCGTACTGTACGAGCCTGAACTCGAGCAGCGTCATGACCTTGAGCGCGACCTGCGGCTCCTGACGAATAGCCCGCTCCATGAACACCTTCGGCACCTTGGTGATCTTGCTCTCCGTAATAGCCTCGGCGTAGGCGAGCTGTACGGTCTCTCCGGCGAAGGCCAGGTGACCGAAGATGTCCCACGGCTTCAAAAGGCGCAGGGTAGCCTCCTTGGTGCCGGAGTAGGGACTAAACAGCTTCACCACCCCGGAGGTGAGGATGTACAGCGCGTCGCCGTACTCTCCCTCCCGGTATATGGCCTCCCCCGGCGGATACGTGCGGTCGGCCGAGGCGACCCCCATCTCCTGTAGCAGCCCCAGGAGCCCGCGACACTCCTGCTCCTGCAGCTCCTTGATCTCCGGCCAGGAGAACTCAGCCTCCAAGACGTCCTCCCCTGGACGCGTTCGGGGCCGGGCAGCCGGAGGCTGCATGACTCGCATGACGTGCGGAGTAGATTTGATACATAAATCGGTGCATAAGAGGGTAGTGTACATTACGAGCCAACTACGGGCGAGCCTCGCGCACGGTCCCTCGCCAGCCCCTGCGAGGACCGTGGGACTCCAAGGCTCCAAGAAACGCAAGATACGAATTTACCAACCACACTCCCGCCAGAGAGACGGCGAGTAGTCTATAATAGGTATCTAGTCTACAAAGGTCCACACAGGCGACGGCTAAAGGGGAGCTACAGGGTGCGCGAGCGGCTATCAATCGGAATACTGGTCGGCGTGCTGATCTTCCTCATCGCATTCGTGTTCGCGATACTGGGCAAGGGAGAGTACCAGCCTCCGACCTCGGAGGAAGGTATGTCGGGTACGGGTCCGGAGGTTGCGCTGGTGGCCCCGGCCTCTCTAGACTGAGCCGCCGCCCGGCTCACGCTCCACGGCGATCTCGTAGGAGCCCATCTCCGGGTGTCCGGAGAGAAATCCGGAGTCTCCGCTCCCCCTGTGGGCGGCCCGGAAAGAGTCGCTCTGGACCCAGGCATCGAAGTCTTCTCGGGTCTGCCAGCGGGTGATCACGAGTACCTCGGTCTCGTCCTGCGAGCGGAGCACCTCCATCGAGACGAACCCCGGAAAATCCTGCACGTCGCCCCGACTTCCCGAGAACCTCTCCACCACCTCGTCGGCCCTGCCTTCTTTTACCGGCAAACGGTTGGTAATAGCTATCATCCAAACTCCTTCTCTGGCCTCCAGCCCGGCGCGGCCGTGTGATTCTGGGCCGCAAAGATGCTGGTGAAAGTATAGACTTTATAAAATCCTGAAAATCAGGTCAGGCGGGTTCTAGACTAACCTGGACTAGCCGTCCTCCGACCTTTAGTATATCTTCCTCCGGAGGGTGCCCCTTATGGGAGCCTCGGCAGCGGCGGCTGTCGCGAAAGATTGCAGAGAGACTGCAGGAAACCTTCGTGATGATCCATGCGTATAAGCCCGTGCGTAGTTGAAGATAACGAGCATAACGCCTCCGGGCGCGCGGGATGTGAGAAAGCGATGTGAGAAAGAATGTGCGGTAAATGTGATCCGCAACCCAAAAGCCCGGTAAAACGAGCGCCAAGGTGGTTTAGGAGCGGAGTAGCGGTGGTAAAGTTAATAGTAGTTCCTGAAACTGATTTCGGTAACGTGGAACGCCGGGAGGCGGGCCAGGGGTTTTCAGCCACGGGAGGCCTGGGTTGAGTACTAAGAGTAGCACGGAGAAGAGCCTTGAGAAGAAGATGGAGAGCCTGAAAGCGGCCAGAGAGGCCGAGACGCCCGAGCTGCTCGCGAAGTACCTGGCGCACATCGGCCAGGGCAACCTGCTGACCCACGCCGAGGAGATCGACCTCTCCCAGAGGGCCGAGCAGGGCGACGGGCGTGCCCGGGCGCGCCTGATCGAGAAGAACCTCCGGCTGGTGGTGAGCGTCGCCAAGAAGTACCGGGGCTACGGGCTGCCTTTCGAGGACCTTATACAGGAGGGTAACATTGGCCTGATGAAGGCGGTCGAGAAGTTCGACCC includes these proteins:
- a CDS encoding antibiotic biosynthesis monooxygenase family protein, whose amino-acid sequence is MIAITNRLPVKEGRADEVVERFSGSRGDVQDFPGFVSMEVLRSQDETEVLVITRWQTREDFDAWVQSDSFRAAHRGSGDSGFLSGHPEMGSYEIAVEREPGGGSV
- the pheA gene encoding prephenate dehydratase; its protein translation is MTTEPPKHEPSHEPSHQEGYPETGSSEEASPAEMEGLREGIDEVDGELVRLLDRRARLARRVGEVKHARGLHAYAPDRERKVFDRVASLSEGDFPRRGLESVFREIISSSISLEASLKVAYLGPEATFTQEAARRSFGRSVELEPESTVAEVFARVESGDAQHGVVPVENSMEGTVSHTFDELMSSPLKICGEVYLPVSQNLLARGSSLESIETVRSHPMALSQAAAWLRRELPRANVEEVESTGEAARRAAEEPGTAAVGSLLAAESHGLAVLARNIQDSRANATRFIVIGRGWAGRTGRDKTTVVFAFKDRPGGLIDALGVFSAEDINLTRIESRPSRQRAWTYVFFVDLKGHPEDEKVTRALAALEERCTYVGLIGAYPEMPAGEPE
- a CDS encoding histidine phosphatase family protein, giving the protein MATPGGPGTLEIFFVRHGQSTANAGGVWQGQLEFPLSELGREQARRAGAALARTGLFSAVYASPLARASDTAHIIAEEMRQSGGFSGEVVELAGLTERHGGILQGRSFEQTRTERPELVEKFRGLPEEEAWSLVGAETDRQLMERFGGAVQSIRGISGAGRGSRAVVVAHGGVLRAFLRATFGGDVLPANTRAPNASLTRVFWKNPGDPEDKPELLELADTSHLDDLGNTGG
- a CDS encoding Crp/Fnr family transcriptional regulator — its product is MEAEFSWPEIKELQEQECRGLLGLLQEMGVASADRTYPPGEAIYREGEYGDALYILTSGVVKLFSPYSGTKEATLRLLKPWDIFGHLAFAGETVQLAYAEAITESKITKVPKVFMERAIRQEPQVALKVMTLLEFRLVQYEELVKCLLPRETEVRLANLLPILSRKFGEGDGGGPVTIDLRLTHQDLAAMVASTRESVTKVLNELRNRDVISIESGRITLKDHQALSELGKA
- a CDS encoding cold-shock protein gives rise to the protein MADSKKRIALKPHMKQIREWVDAGKTDDWIADALGTSASSVQSFRSRNDIYRRERGSREGLPGNVFEGVLDHGDRDGYGLWLDPSISEDPVWQEYWAGVESVLVKISEDSIVLEIDNDSTPEAASGGNGEGISLASLLGSAGMGESTGGAGSDGGQTDPAGENGRIKWFDPDKGYGFIIRPTGEDLFFHHSEVKGDSSALEPGSKVGYEVGENDRGPNARRVRQTE
- a CDS encoding VanW family protein: MSYSKEGIPAGFLARGEAEKPGRVIPGRVAVAAGIFAALLCALVAADYLLNSNEIHRGVSAGEVDLGGMTRSEARAALEDHASEKLNEIALKGAGERAVIPAGEIGLRLDAATTAGRAYAVGREGGVFARLRQRAGAALGLTQIPPAVDYRPDDLRAEVEGVASRLGGGSPASPGAPGSGGGSAVRLAGSGVELVAFREGYEVEVGATVESAERAIRDLSPDAELAGQKTKSGLDASGREEALQRARRAVGEPLVLARGDRRWTLSSERVAGSLRLSDGDLELDRKALGGELSAALGTLEREPVSARLVSGERGGVEVEPAESGQEVQTERLLDEIGAGIFEGRHRYEVPVSTMAPDFTTQEAEAARPNTMLGEFKTSYRVYDEPPRVENLRTASGAVDGTILAPGETFSFNAATAPIQRYEPSAVIVDGKIDTALGGGLCQVASTLYMAANYAGLEVVERSPHYAELPYIRPGFDATVWFGSLDLKLRNNTGGYLLLEESVEEETGEVVSRVYGQPTDREVEMSSRKLSDNGETTRWRSTRKVVEDGSVVENGALNTDTYKPLEPEAPAPTGRGA
- a CDS encoding winged helix-turn-helix domain-containing protein; the protein is MDFKSAAAEVLREAGRPLHYADITEIALYQGYLDSAGATPQNTMRARLSTDVRDNPETPFRRTAPGIFGLEELLQ
- a CDS encoding glutaredoxin family protein, producing the protein MAVAQQSEGSIKLYTGSYCPYCRVVKKELDRLDLGYESVDADADGRDTVIELSGQRAIPILTIGDEVLVDSSNIVRELRKRYS